A single region of the Erythrobacter sp. HL-111 genome encodes:
- a CDS encoding NADH-quinone oxidoreductase subunit B family protein produces MSKPSDSTIVTPPRALPDTSGYATAKGGEVRQPDQDYFNALQTEVNDKGFLVTSTEDVFQWARTGSLWWMTFGLACCAVEMIHVNMPRYDMERFGAAPRASPRQSDLMIVAGTLCNKMAPALRKVYDQMSDPKYVISMGSCANGGGYYHYSYSVVRGCDRIVPVDIYVPGCPPTAEALLYGVMQLQRKIRRSGTIER; encoded by the coding sequence ATGAGCAAGCCTTCCGACAGCACGATCGTCACCCCGCCGCGCGCGTTGCCGGACACTTCCGGATACGCGACCGCGAAGGGCGGCGAGGTGCGCCAGCCCGACCAGGATTATTTCAACGCGCTCCAGACCGAGGTCAACGACAAGGGCTTCCTCGTCACCTCGACCGAGGACGTGTTCCAGTGGGCCCGCACCGGCTCCCTGTGGTGGATGACGTTCGGCCTCGCCTGCTGCGCGGTCGAGATGATCCACGTCAACATGCCGCGCTATGACATGGAACGGTTCGGTGCCGCGCCGCGCGCCTCGCCCCGCCAATCGGACCTCATGATCGTCGCGGGCACCTTGTGCAACAAGATGGCCCCGGCGCTGCGGAAGGTCTACGACCAGATGTCGGACCCGAAATACGTCATCAGCATGGGTTCGTGCGCCAATGGCGGCGGCTACTATCATTACAGCTATTCCGTGGTGCGCGGCTGCGACCGGATCGTGCCGGTCGACATCTATGTCCCCGGCTGCCCGCCGACGGCCGAAGCGCTGCTCTATGGCGTGATGCAATTGCAGCGCAAGATCCGCCGCTCCGGCACGATCGAGCGGTGA